Proteins encoded together in one Lachnospiraceae bacterium JLR.KK008 window:
- a CDS encoding Flp1 family type IVb pilin: protein MSTLIRFLKEEEGIGTVEMILILVVLITLVIIFKDQLTALVNDIFSQITTKSSSIY, encoded by the coding sequence ATGAGTACATTAATTCGATTTTTAAAAGAAGAAGAAGGAATTGGAACCGTAGAAATGATATTGATTTTGGTTGTACTGATTACGCTTGTCATTATTTTTAAAGATCAGCTTACAGCACTTGTCAATGATATTTTCTCTCAAATAACCACAAAGAGCAGTAGTATCTATTGA
- a CDS encoding DUF5702 domain-containing protein, giving the protein MISVLFTVIEAARTNAVQFQAECVADMALQSALAEYNRELLEQYELFFIDIGYGTEKSGYELLEQHILHYMDKNFHLEESSYTDGIRDLLQLSTDSILILEAAGALDDNAEVLERKAVDYMLDRYELLDLSQKLSHISRDTDEIKRKELISDKMERMREDNEEKIRSVDTTVEDEEGKKKKIPINNPADKINSRRGSSRILKTVTKEKAVSDKEICLEDYISHRDYKERDGFLSGEKDVTGAEDMIFQKYIMETCGKYTDLKEGSRLDYEMEYILSGKCSDRENLQNVVNQLLVIRETANFIYLLSDSGKQAQAEAVASALAVVIFFPELKDLIKLSLLIGWAYAESVNDVTILLNGGSVPIWKDGDSWKLSLKNALKLEVEDESTGEGLSYEQYLHVLLAVSDKKQRNLRFMDIIEMNIRQTPGNENFRMDQCIHSFTAEMTIRSGTGYSCLIKRTAGYLK; this is encoded by the coding sequence ATGATCTCCGTATTGTTTACGGTGATCGAAGCGGCTAGAACAAATGCCGTACAATTCCAGGCAGAGTGTGTGGCAGATATGGCGCTTCAATCTGCATTAGCGGAATATAACCGGGAACTTCTGGAACAATATGAGCTCTTTTTTATAGATATTGGTTATGGAACAGAAAAATCCGGCTATGAATTACTGGAACAACATATTTTACATTACATGGATAAAAATTTTCATTTGGAAGAAAGTAGTTACACGGATGGAATCAGAGATTTACTGCAATTATCCACAGACTCTATTTTGATCCTGGAGGCAGCAGGCGCATTAGATGATAATGCGGAAGTTTTGGAAAGAAAGGCTGTCGATTATATGTTGGATCGATATGAATTGCTCGATTTATCTCAAAAACTGTCCCATATTAGTAGAGATACAGATGAAATAAAAAGGAAAGAACTGATCAGTGACAAAATGGAGAGGATGAGGGAGGATAATGAAGAAAAAATTCGTTCGGTAGATACGACAGTGGAAGATGAAGAAGGGAAAAAGAAAAAGATACCAATCAATAATCCGGCTGATAAAATAAACAGCAGAAGAGGAAGTTCTCGTATTTTGAAAACTGTGACAAAAGAGAAAGCGGTATCAGATAAAGAAATTTGTCTGGAGGATTACATATCTCATAGAGATTATAAGGAAAGAGACGGATTTCTGTCAGGAGAGAAAGACGTAACAGGAGCGGAAGATATGATCTTTCAAAAGTACATTATGGAAACATGTGGAAAGTATACGGATCTGAAAGAGGGGTCTCGTCTTGATTATGAGATGGAGTATATACTGTCAGGAAAATGTTCTGACAGGGAAAATCTGCAGAATGTCGTAAATCAATTACTTGTCATACGGGAAACGGCAAACTTTATTTATCTGTTAAGTGATTCCGGGAAACAAGCGCAGGCAGAGGCGGTAGCTTCCGCATTGGCAGTTGTGATCTTCTTTCCGGAGTTAAAGGATTTGATCAAATTGTCTCTGTTAATTGGCTGGGCTTATGCGGAGAGTGTCAATGATGTGACAATTCTGTTAAATGGCGGCAGTGTACCGATCTGGAAAGACGGGGATAGTTGGAAGCTCAGCCTCAAAAATGCCTTAAAGCTGGAAGTAGAAGATGAGAGTACCGGGGAAGGGCTTTCTTATGAACAATATTTGCATGTACTTTTGGCTGTTTCGGACAAAAAGCAGAGGAACCTGCGTTTTATGGATATTATTGAAATGAATATCAGACAGACACCAGGGAATGAGAACTTTCGTATGGATCAATGTATTCACAGTTTTACTGCGGAGATGACGATTCGTTCTGGTACAGGGTACAGTTGTCTGATCAAGAGGACGGCAGGGTATCTTAAATAA
- a CDS encoding type II secretion system F family protein, with product MIAMAIYITTFFIGMYLLVKKKTDQKVAVILLAGSLAAAFLEIMFLTGDHKSTMTEMIREEKSGTKKTVELEVEAEGEKGTVQVEIFPQEYSQIELEKLSEIMWENLEKEIPGQNNTVDYVTEDLFFPERVESFPFVIKWVSSEKDLLSSDGKVGEEIPQEGALVKIQADISVERGTFKQERIFYVKLYPSKDREKFWKRLERKLKQLETESREQISYFLPEQFEGKEIRFYNRKKKISGTVFLMSILAGVLLVLAQQEEIEKKKKARAASIEREYPKMVMRMTMLAGTGMTISGAFHKIAAGYQKRKNKKTIMLYEEMLITCREMEAGIPERTAYQNMGLRCGLPCIVRFTALLVQYMQSGAGGLKRALKNETDQALQERKERAKRCGEEAGTKLLLPMTFLLILIMIIIVIPAFSSFGV from the coding sequence ATGATCGCAATGGCAATTTATATTACAACGTTTTTCATTGGGATGTATTTACTGGTTAAGAAAAAGACAGATCAGAAAGTTGCAGTGATTTTATTAGCGGGAAGTCTGGCAGCTGCCTTCCTCGAAATCATGTTTTTGACAGGAGATCATAAGTCTACAATGACAGAAATGATAAGGGAAGAGAAATCAGGGACGAAAAAGACAGTAGAACTGGAGGTTGAAGCGGAGGGAGAAAAAGGAACAGTACAGGTTGAGATTTTTCCGCAGGAGTACAGTCAGATAGAATTAGAAAAATTATCTGAAATTATGTGGGAGAATCTGGAAAAAGAAATTCCCGGACAAAACAATACTGTTGACTATGTCACAGAAGATTTGTTTTTCCCAGAGAGAGTGGAATCATTTCCTTTTGTGATTAAATGGGTGAGCAGTGAAAAAGATTTATTGTCATCAGACGGGAAAGTAGGAGAAGAGATTCCTCAGGAGGGGGCTCTTGTAAAAATTCAGGCAGACATATCTGTGGAGCGAGGAACATTCAAACAGGAACGTATTTTTTATGTAAAACTGTATCCATCTAAAGACAGAGAAAAATTTTGGAAGAGGTTGGAACGTAAGCTCAAACAATTAGAAACGGAAAGCCGGGAACAGATCAGTTACTTTTTACCTGAGCAATTTGAAGGGAAAGAGATTCGATTTTATAATCGTAAGAAAAAAATCAGCGGTACAGTTTTTCTGATGTCAATATTGGCAGGAGTATTATTGGTGCTTGCACAGCAGGAAGAAATAGAAAAAAAGAAAAAGGCGAGAGCCGCGTCTATAGAGCGGGAGTACCCAAAGATGGTAATGAGAATGACAATGCTGGCTGGAACCGGTATGACGATTTCAGGCGCATTTCATAAAATAGCAGCGGGCTACCAAAAAAGAAAAAACAAAAAAACTATCATGCTTTATGAAGAAATGCTCATTACATGCAGGGAAATGGAGGCCGGAATTCCGGAGAGAACGGCATATCAAAATATGGGTCTGAGGTGTGGACTTCCCTGCATCGTACGATTTACAGCATTGCTGGTGCAGTATATGCAAAGTGGTGCAGGTGGATTGAAAAGAGCATTGAAAAATGAGACGGATCAGGCGCTGCAGGAGAGAAAAGAGCGTGCAAAACGCTGCGGAGAGGAGGCCGGGACAAAACTCCTGTTGCCTATGACATTCCTGTTGATACTGATTATGATTATTATCGTGATACCGGCATTTTCGTCGTTTGGGGTGTAA
- a CDS encoding CpaF family protein, with amino-acid sequence MEETEIRKLIGESLTEYGHQDYLSLKEKEKLGKELFYAIRKLDILQEILEDEEITEIMINGPDHIFIEKSGTLYLWENSFSSREKLEDIIQQITAKCNRVVNEASPIVDARLEDGSRVNIVLRPVALNGPVMTIRRFPKEPVNMKKLIEIGSLTAETAKWLELLVRAGYNILISGGTGSGKTTFLNALSDYIPREERIITIEDSAELQIQNAPNLVRLETRNANAEGCEEITIRDLIRTSLRMRPTRLIIGEVRGGEAVDLLQCLNTGHDGSLSTAHANSARDMLSRLETMALMGLDLPVSAIRRQIASAIDIIIHLGRLRDKTRKVLEIAEVAGMDGEEIRLETLCIFEETSENQRKEVTGQLVFKKELSFKQKLKAAGLPDLPSLS; translated from the coding sequence ATGGAAGAGACGGAGATCAGGAAACTGATCGGTGAAAGTCTGACAGAATATGGACATCAGGATTATCTGAGTTTAAAGGAAAAAGAAAAACTCGGAAAAGAACTGTTCTATGCCATTCGGAAACTGGACATTTTACAGGAGATTCTTGAGGATGAAGAAATCACGGAGATTATGATCAATGGACCCGACCATATATTTATTGAGAAAAGTGGGACTTTGTATTTATGGGAAAATTCATTCTCATCACGGGAAAAGCTGGAAGATATTATTCAGCAGATCACAGCAAAATGTAATCGTGTCGTCAATGAGGCTTCTCCTATTGTGGATGCCAGACTGGAAGATGGTTCGCGTGTCAATATCGTGTTGCGGCCGGTCGCTTTAAACGGACCTGTGATGACAATTCGTCGTTTTCCGAAAGAACCTGTAAATATGAAAAAGCTGATCGAGATTGGATCGCTTACGGCAGAAACAGCAAAGTGGCTGGAATTGCTTGTCCGTGCAGGATACAATATATTGATCAGCGGCGGAACCGGTTCCGGGAAGACAACATTTTTAAATGCGCTGTCTGATTATATTCCGCGGGAGGAGAGGATCATTACGATCGAAGACAGTGCGGAGCTGCAGATTCAGAATGCACCGAATTTGGTGAGACTGGAGACAAGAAATGCCAATGCGGAAGGATGTGAGGAAATTACAATCCGGGATCTGATCCGTACGAGTCTGCGCATGAGGCCGACGAGATTGATTATCGGTGAAGTCAGAGGAGGGGAGGCGGTTGATTTGCTGCAATGCCTGAATACCGGTCATGACGGTTCATTGTCTACCGCACACGCCAACAGTGCGAGAGATATGCTGTCGAGACTGGAGACAATGGCGCTGATGGGGTTGGACCTGCCTGTATCTGCAATACGTCGGCAGATCGCGTCTGCAATCGATATTATTATTCATCTTGGGAGACTTCGCGATAAGACGAGAAAAGTTTTAGAAATTGCGGAAGTGGCAGGGATGGACGGAGAGGAGATCAGATTGGAAACGCTCTGTATTTTTGAAGAGACATCAGAGAATCAGAGAAAGGAGGTAACAGGGCAGCTTGTATTTAAAAAAGAATTATCATTCAAGCAAAAGCTCAAGGCAGCAGGATTACCGGATCTACCGTCTCTCTCATAA
- a CDS encoding type II secretion system protein F has translation MYLKKNYHSSKSSRQQDYRIYRLSHKETIKYGMTGFIVGSLILYFFYKTVYVLIPGIFCSILYCSWQKKELCRGRQYILEQQFKDWIQVTASCLRSGYSVENAFLKAGDELKLLYGNKTDIQTEVQNMKQQILNNVTLENILWDFAQRSGVEDIRNFADVFEVGKRTGGNLNEMIDNCCGIITMKAAVEQEIHTLLHGKSMEQKIMCLAPFAIISYIQVTSPLYFSPLYHNIAGICIMTGCLLLYLFSVGLSLHIIRIEV, from the coding sequence TTGTATTTAAAAAAGAATTATCATTCAAGCAAAAGCTCAAGGCAGCAGGATTACCGGATCTACCGTCTCTCTCATAAAGAGACGATAAAATATGGAATGACAGGATTTATAGTCGGCAGTCTGATCTTATATTTCTTTTACAAAACAGTATATGTGTTGATTCCGGGGATTTTCTGCTCGATACTTTATTGCAGTTGGCAGAAAAAAGAATTGTGCAGAGGAAGACAATATATATTGGAGCAGCAGTTTAAAGACTGGATTCAAGTGACAGCATCTTGTCTGCGTTCGGGATATTCGGTGGAAAATGCTTTTCTGAAAGCAGGGGACGAGTTAAAACTGCTATATGGTAATAAGACAGATATTCAAACTGAGGTGCAAAACATGAAGCAGCAGATTCTCAATAATGTGACCCTGGAAAATATCTTGTGGGATTTTGCCCAGAGAAGCGGAGTTGAAGATATTCGTAATTTTGCAGATGTATTTGAAGTTGGAAAACGAACGGGAGGAAATCTAAATGAGATGATAGACAACTGCTGTGGGATCATTACAATGAAAGCTGCGGTGGAACAGGAAATACATACGCTCTTACATGGAAAATCAATGGAACAGAAGATTATGTGTCTGGCGCCTTTCGCAATCATATCTTATATTCAGGTTACTTCTCCCCTATATTTTTCTCCCCTTTACCATAATATTGCAGGAATCTGTATTATGACAGGATGTCTTCTTCTATACCTGTTTTCAGTAGGACTTTCTCTCCATATTATCAGAATCGAGGTATGA